A DNA window from Streptomyces canus contains the following coding sequences:
- a CDS encoding SchA/CurD-like domain-containing protein: MTTTSDRASKAPEQQASQRVSQSVFDGSRLRVVLLVDVYDGAQQQFLEAYESLCSQVASVPGHVSDQLCQSIENPSQWLITSEWESAPPFLTWVNSEEHVRMVEPLHSCVRDTRSLRFHIVRETGGPAVQTGPGKRRLQASPRIGDGLIRHALTFTVKPGSEETVAKILAGYTSPEPRVDDSTRLCRTSLFMHGNRVVRAIEVRGDLLAALRHVARQPEVRAVEEAINPYLEQDRDLDDPESARLFFTRAALPAVHHVTTGQESPEAERHALYYPAREGCGMRLAELLARQDEAAADDPRGPVLRSTIFQRDDVVMRLVDVRGALDSDPGPVLGLTDHGRAAELTALLDGEALGLDGRALKDSTPAHLLAVSRMDLVTDRRAPGA, from the coding sequence ATGACCACCACGTCCGACCGTGCTTCGAAAGCGCCTGAGCAACAGGCTTCGCAGCGGGTCTCCCAGTCCGTGTTCGACGGCTCCAGGCTCCGTGTCGTCCTGTTGGTGGACGTCTACGACGGGGCCCAGCAGCAGTTCCTCGAGGCGTACGAGAGCCTGTGCAGCCAGGTCGCCTCCGTTCCCGGACATGTCAGCGATCAGCTGTGCCAGTCCATCGAGAACCCCTCCCAGTGGCTCATCACCAGTGAGTGGGAGAGCGCACCGCCCTTCCTCACCTGGGTGAACAGCGAGGAACACGTGCGGATGGTGGAGCCGCTGCACAGTTGCGTCCGGGACACCAGGTCGCTGCGCTTCCACATCGTCCGCGAGACCGGCGGCCCGGCGGTGCAGACCGGGCCCGGCAAGCGCCGGCTCCAGGCGTCCCCCAGGATCGGTGACGGCCTGATCCGTCACGCGCTCACCTTCACGGTCAAGCCGGGCAGTGAGGAGACCGTCGCCAAGATCCTCGCCGGCTACACCTCGCCGGAGCCGCGGGTCGACGACTCCACCCGGCTGTGCCGCACCTCGCTCTTCATGCACGGCAACCGGGTGGTCCGGGCCATCGAGGTACGGGGCGACCTGCTCGCCGCGCTGCGCCACGTCGCCCGGCAGCCCGAGGTGCGGGCCGTCGAGGAAGCCATCAACCCCTATCTGGAGCAGGACCGGGACCTGGACGACCCCGAGTCCGCCCGGCTCTTCTTCACCCGCGCGGCGCTGCCCGCCGTACACCATGTGACCACCGGTCAGGAGAGCCCGGAGGCCGAGCGGCACGCGCTGTACTACCCGGCCCGTGAAGGGTGCGGTATGCGACTGGCCGAGCTGCTCGCCCGGCAGGACGAGGCGGCGGCCGACGATCCCCGGGGACCGGTGCTGCGCAGCACGATCTTCCAGCGCGACGACGTCGTGATGCGGCTGGTCGACGTGCGCGGAGCCCTCGACAGCGACCCCGGTCCCGTGCTCGGTCTCACGGACCACGGCCGGGCGGCCGAGCTGACGGCACTGCTCGACGGTGAAGCCCTCGGACTGGACGGCCGGGCGCTGAAGGACAGCACCCCCGCTCACCTCCTCGCGGTGTCCCGCATGGACCTCGTCACCGACCGCCGCGCGCCCGGCGCCTGA
- a CDS encoding class F sortase, whose translation MAVPPPTPADNPGPEEPAPTGQGSHTKMMLSAVAILVLAVGLFGGHDESSSDPPVPPRAAPVSASASPPRQAAGQPSGRHLPRSRPVRLLIPKISVDAPFTDLAIDPAGRLEPPPAHDVNLVGWHAKGASPGETGTAIIAGHVDTATSAAVFVDLGELAKGDVFHVDRADGRRASFVVDSAETFDKDHFPSRRVYEDTATAQVRLITCAGDYDRTARDYTDNLVVFAHLL comes from the coding sequence ATGGCAGTCCCTCCCCCTACCCCCGCAGACAACCCCGGCCCCGAGGAGCCCGCCCCGACCGGGCAGGGATCCCACACCAAGATGATGCTGAGTGCCGTGGCGATCCTGGTGCTGGCCGTGGGACTGTTCGGCGGTCACGACGAGTCCTCGTCCGACCCCCCTGTGCCGCCGCGGGCCGCACCCGTCTCCGCGTCGGCTTCGCCGCCCCGGCAGGCGGCCGGGCAGCCGTCCGGCAGGCATCTGCCGCGATCGAGGCCCGTACGTCTGCTCATTCCGAAGATCTCGGTCGACGCCCCCTTCACGGACCTCGCCATCGATCCCGCGGGCCGTCTCGAGCCGCCTCCCGCCCACGACGTCAACCTCGTCGGCTGGCACGCCAAGGGCGCCTCCCCCGGGGAGACGGGCACGGCGATCATCGCCGGGCATGTGGACACGGCGACGTCGGCGGCCGTCTTCGTGGACCTCGGAGAACTTGCGAAGGGGGACGTCTTCCACGTCGACCGGGCCGACGGGCGCAGAGCGTCCTTCGTGGTCGACAGCGCGGAGACGTTCGACAAGGACCACTTCCCCAGTCGGCGGGTGTACGAGGACACGGCCACGGCCCAGGTCCGCCTCATCACCTGTGCGGGTGATTACGACCGTACGGCCAGGGACTACACGGACAACCTCGTGGTCTTCGCCCACCTCCTCTGA
- the araB gene encoding ribulokinase, with the protein MPEEPCVVGVDFGTLSGRAVVVRVRDGEELASAEHAYPHAVLDRELPDGTRLPPDWALQVPSDYIDVLRTAVPEALARAGVAPEQVIGIGTDFTACTVLPALADGTPLCELPEYTARPHAYVKLWRHHAAQGQADRINALAAETKEPWLPRYGGKISSEWEFAKALQVLEEDPEIYQRMERWVEVADWIVWRLCGTYVRNACTAGYKGQYQDGGYPSPAHLGALHPDFAGFVTDKLDQPIGQLGDQAGTLTAEAAAWTGLPEGITVCVGNVDAHVTAPAAAAVEPGQMVAIMGTSTCHVMSSDQLGTVPGMCGVVDGGILPGLWGYEAGQSGVGDIFGWFVRTGFPAEYAEKAAAAGQSAHEYLTELAARQKVGEHGLVALDWHSGNRSVLVDHDLSGLLIGQTLSTRPEDVYRALLEATAFGTRTIIDAFESAAVPVRELIIAGGLTKNALLMQIYADVTGRPLGVIGSAQGPALGAAMHAAVAAGAYPDIRAAAHAMGKVHRGLYQPDPQRAAAYERLYAEYRVLHDYFGRGTNDVMRRLRRIRTEVSASS; encoded by the coding sequence ATGCCCGAGGAACCCTGCGTCGTGGGTGTCGACTTCGGCACCCTGTCCGGCCGTGCCGTCGTCGTCCGCGTCCGTGACGGTGAGGAGCTCGCGTCGGCGGAGCACGCCTATCCGCACGCGGTCCTGGACCGCGAGCTGCCGGACGGCACCCGGCTGCCCCCCGACTGGGCCCTTCAGGTGCCGTCGGACTACATCGACGTGCTGCGCACCGCCGTACCCGAGGCCCTCGCCCGCGCTGGGGTGGCGCCCGAGCAGGTCATCGGCATCGGCACCGACTTCACCGCCTGCACGGTCCTGCCAGCGCTCGCCGACGGCACGCCCCTGTGCGAGCTGCCCGAGTACACCGCCCGCCCGCACGCCTACGTCAAGCTGTGGCGCCACCACGCGGCGCAGGGCCAGGCCGACCGCATCAACGCACTGGCCGCCGAGACGAAGGAGCCGTGGCTGCCGCGGTACGGCGGGAAGATCTCCTCGGAGTGGGAGTTCGCGAAGGCGCTCCAGGTCCTGGAGGAGGACCCGGAGATCTACCAGCGCATGGAGCGATGGGTGGAGGTGGCGGACTGGATCGTGTGGCGGCTGTGCGGGACGTACGTCCGCAACGCCTGCACCGCCGGCTACAAGGGCCAGTACCAGGACGGGGGCTATCCGTCGCCCGCCCATCTGGGGGCCCTGCACCCGGACTTCGCCGGTTTCGTCACCGACAAGCTGGACCAGCCCATCGGACAACTCGGCGACCAGGCCGGGACGCTGACCGCCGAGGCCGCCGCCTGGACGGGACTGCCCGAGGGCATCACGGTCTGCGTCGGCAACGTCGACGCGCATGTCACCGCCCCGGCGGCGGCGGCCGTGGAGCCCGGTCAGATGGTCGCCATCATGGGCACCTCCACCTGCCATGTGATGAGCTCCGACCAGCTCGGCACCGTGCCCGGCATGTGCGGTGTCGTCGACGGCGGCATCCTGCCGGGACTGTGGGGTTACGAGGCCGGGCAGAGCGGTGTCGGGGACATCTTCGGCTGGTTCGTACGGACCGGATTCCCCGCCGAGTACGCCGAGAAGGCCGCGGCGGCCGGGCAGAGCGCGCACGAGTACCTGACCGAGCTGGCCGCCCGGCAGAAGGTCGGCGAGCACGGACTCGTGGCCCTGGACTGGCACAGCGGCAACCGCTCGGTGCTGGTCGACCACGACCTCAGCGGCCTGCTGATCGGCCAGACGCTGTCCACCCGCCCGGAAGACGTCTACCGCGCCCTGCTGGAGGCCACCGCCTTCGGCACCCGCACCATCATCGACGCCTTCGAGTCCGCCGCCGTACCGGTACGAGAACTGATCATCGCGGGCGGCCTGACGAAGAACGCCCTGCTCATGCAGATCTACGCCGACGTCACCGGCCGCCCGCTGGGCGTCATCGGCTCCGCCCAGGGCCCGGCGCTCGGCGCCGCGATGCACGCCGCGGTCGCCGCCGGGGCGTACCCCGACATCCGCGCCGCCGCCCACGCCATGGGCAAGGTCCACCGCGGTCTCTATCAGCCGGACCCACAGCGGGCCGCGGCCTACGAGCGCCTGTACGCGGAGTACCGCGTGCTGCACGACTACTTCGGCCGCGGCACCAACGACGTCATGCGCCGCCTGCGCCGCATCCGCACCGAAGTCTCCGCGTCCTCCTGA
- the araD gene encoding L-ribulose-5-phosphate 4-epimerase AraD: protein MSVHVREGLRQEVLDANLTIPQVGLATLTWGNVSGVDREAGVFVIKPSGVPYESLTIDDLVTVRLSDGAVVDGDLRPSTDTETHRCLYRAFPSIGGVTHTHSTHAVAFAQARRDIPVLGTTHADTFNGPIPVTRDLTPEECAKDYEYNTGVVIVDLLGEEDRKAVEVPAALVANHGPFTWGTSARKSLEHAIICEAVADIALHTLSLSPTAPPPAHLLERHYTRKHGPGAYYGNPETALPKR from the coding sequence ATGAGCGTGCACGTTCGCGAGGGCCTGCGCCAGGAGGTCCTGGACGCGAACCTCACCATCCCCCAGGTCGGCCTCGCGACCCTGACCTGGGGAAACGTCAGCGGCGTCGACCGCGAGGCGGGGGTCTTCGTCATCAAGCCCTCGGGGGTCCCGTACGAGTCCCTCACGATCGACGACCTGGTGACGGTCCGTCTGTCCGACGGCGCCGTGGTGGACGGCGACCTGCGCCCCTCCACCGACACCGAGACCCACCGCTGCCTCTACCGCGCCTTCCCCTCCATCGGCGGCGTCACCCACACCCACTCCACCCACGCCGTCGCCTTCGCCCAGGCCCGCCGCGACATCCCGGTCCTCGGCACCACCCACGCCGACACCTTCAACGGACCCATCCCCGTCACTCGTGACCTCACCCCCGAGGAGTGCGCGAAGGACTACGAGTACAACACCGGCGTCGTCATCGTGGATCTACTGGGGGAGGAGGACCGGAAGGCGGTAGAGGTCCCGGCGGCCCTCGTGGCGAACCACGGCCCCTTCACCTGGGGCACCTCCGCCCGCAAGTCCCTGGAACACGCGATCATCTGCGAGGCCGTCGCCGACATCGCCCTCCACACCCTGTCCCTGTCCCCGACCGCCCCGCCACCCGCACACCTGCTCGAGCGCCACTACACCCGCAAACACGGCCCCGGCGCCTACTACGGCAACCCGGAGACGGCGCTGCCGAAACGGTGA
- the araA gene encoding L-arabinose isomerase has translation MDTNTTAHSDQEIWFLTGSQGLYGDETLQQVAQQSRNIAEILGGPGKIPARIVWKPVLTDADSIRRMCLEATASDTCVGVIVWMHTFSPAKMWIAGLSALDVPLLHLHTQYNLSLPWSSIDMDFMNLNQAAHGDREFGHIESRVGIDRKIVAGHATDPRVIRRIAAWTRAALGRHASRTLRLARFGDNMRDVAVTEGDKVEAQLRFGFSVNTYGVNDLVAVVDAVEDKQAAELAAEYVELYDVVPTLRPGGIRHDSLLYAARQELGLRTFLTEGGFAAFTTNFEDLGGLRQLPGLAVQRLMADGYGFGGEGDWKTSALLRTMKVMGAGQPGGTSFMEDYTYHLGPGTPRILGAHMLEVCPSIAADRPSCEIHPLSIGGREDPVRLVFNAAEGPAVVVGLSDLGDRFRLTANAVDVVAPSQPLPQLPVARAVWTPRPSLAESAESWLLAGAPHHTVLSSAVDAETLADYAAMTGVELLTIDEHTTTEQFAKEIRWNAAYHRLAQAL, from the coding sequence ATGGACACCAACACCACCGCCCACTCCGACCAGGAGATCTGGTTCCTGACCGGCAGCCAGGGCCTGTACGGCGACGAGACGCTGCAGCAGGTCGCCCAGCAGTCCAGGAACATCGCCGAGATCCTCGGCGGCCCCGGCAAGATCCCGGCCCGCATCGTGTGGAAGCCCGTCCTCACGGACGCCGACTCGATCCGCCGGATGTGCCTGGAGGCCACCGCCTCCGACACCTGCGTCGGCGTGATCGTGTGGATGCACACCTTCTCCCCGGCCAAGATGTGGATCGCCGGACTCAGCGCCCTGGACGTGCCGCTGCTGCACCTGCACACCCAGTACAACCTGTCGCTGCCCTGGTCGAGCATCGACATGGACTTCATGAACCTCAACCAGGCCGCCCACGGCGACCGCGAGTTCGGCCACATCGAGTCCCGCGTCGGCATCGACCGCAAGATCGTCGCCGGTCACGCCACCGACCCCCGCGTCATCCGCCGCATCGCCGCCTGGACCCGCGCCGCCCTGGGCCGCCACGCCTCGCGCACCCTCCGTCTGGCCCGCTTCGGCGACAACATGCGCGATGTCGCGGTCACCGAGGGCGACAAGGTCGAGGCCCAGCTGCGGTTCGGGTTCTCGGTGAACACCTACGGGGTCAACGACCTGGTGGCCGTGGTCGACGCCGTCGAGGACAAGCAGGCGGCCGAACTCGCCGCCGAGTACGTGGAGTTGTACGACGTTGTCCCGACCCTGCGGCCCGGCGGCATCCGCCACGACTCCCTGCTGTACGCCGCGCGCCAGGAACTGGGCCTGCGCACCTTCCTCACCGAGGGCGGCTTCGCCGCGTTCACCACCAACTTCGAGGACCTGGGCGGGCTGCGCCAGCTGCCCGGCCTGGCCGTGCAGCGCCTGATGGCCGACGGCTACGGCTTCGGCGGCGAGGGCGACTGGAAGACCTCCGCCCTGCTGCGCACCATGAAGGTCATGGGCGCCGGACAGCCCGGCGGCACCAGCTTCATGGAGGACTACACCTACCACCTGGGCCCCGGCACCCCCCGCATCCTGGGCGCCCACATGCTCGAGGTCTGCCCCTCCATCGCCGCCGACCGCCCCAGCTGCGAGATCCACCCGCTGTCCATCGGCGGCCGCGAGGACCCCGTCCGCCTGGTCTTCAACGCGGCCGAGGGCCCCGCCGTCGTCGTCGGCCTGTCCGACCTCGGCGACCGCTTCCGCCTCACCGCCAACGCCGTCGACGTCGTCGCCCCGAGCCAGCCGCTGCCCCAGCTCCCGGTCGCCCGGGCCGTGTGGACGCCGCGTCCCTCGCTGGCCGAGTCCGCCGAGAGCTGGCTGCTGGCCGGCGCCCCGCACCACACCGTGCTCAGCTCCGCCGTCGACGCCGAGACGCTGGCCGACTACGCCGCCATGACCGGCGTCGAACTGCTCACCATCGACGAACACACCACCACCGAGCAGTTCGCCAAGGAGATCCGCTGGAACGCCGCCTACCACCGACTGGCCCAGGCCCTGTGA
- a CDS encoding ketosynthase chain-length factor translates to MSAPHPRRAAVTGIGVVAPNGNSTEAFWKATSEGVVVLDRITREGCEHLPLRVAGQIRDFDPQAAIEERYLVQTDRFTHFAMAAADLALDNAGLSRSDTDAAPFSVGVVTAAGSGGGEFGQRELQQLWSKGSRFVGPYQSIAWFYAASTGQISIRRGFKGPCGVVAADEAGGLDALAHAARAVRRGTDVMVAGATEAPLAPYSMVCQLGYEELSTIAEPDRAYRPFTTAACGFVPAEGGAMVVVEAETSARERGVPVRATLAGHAATFTGASRWEQSREGLAQAIRGALDEAGCAPEEIDVVFADALGVPAADRAEALAIADALGPHGTRVPVTAPKTAVGRACGAAPLLDVAAAVLAMEHGLIPPTPNVFDICHDLDLVTARARATEMRTALVLSRGLMGSNAALVLRRGAADAS, encoded by the coding sequence ATGAGCGCACCGCATCCCCGGCGCGCGGCCGTCACCGGAATCGGCGTGGTCGCGCCCAACGGAAACAGCACCGAGGCCTTCTGGAAGGCCACCAGCGAGGGTGTCGTCGTCCTGGACCGGATCACCCGTGAGGGGTGCGAGCACCTGCCGCTGCGGGTGGCCGGCCAGATCCGGGACTTCGACCCGCAGGCGGCGATCGAGGAACGCTACCTCGTCCAGACCGACCGGTTCACGCACTTCGCGATGGCCGCGGCAGACCTGGCACTGGACAACGCCGGGCTCAGCCGGTCCGACACCGACGCCGCGCCGTTCTCCGTGGGCGTGGTCACCGCCGCCGGATCCGGCGGCGGCGAGTTCGGGCAGCGCGAGCTGCAACAACTGTGGAGCAAGGGAAGCCGCTTCGTCGGGCCGTACCAGTCCATCGCCTGGTTCTACGCCGCGAGCACCGGCCAGATCTCCATCCGGCGCGGCTTCAAGGGCCCCTGCGGGGTGGTCGCCGCCGACGAGGCAGGCGGCCTGGACGCCCTGGCGCATGCGGCGCGGGCCGTGCGGCGCGGCACCGACGTGATGGTGGCCGGCGCGACCGAGGCGCCGCTGGCCCCCTACTCGATGGTCTGCCAGCTCGGCTACGAGGAGCTGAGCACCATCGCCGAACCGGACCGCGCCTACCGCCCGTTCACCACCGCGGCCTGCGGATTCGTGCCCGCCGAGGGCGGTGCCATGGTCGTCGTGGAGGCCGAGACCTCGGCCCGGGAACGGGGCGTGCCGGTGCGGGCCACCCTGGCGGGTCACGCGGCGACGTTCACCGGCGCCTCCCGCTGGGAGCAGTCCCGGGAGGGACTGGCCCAGGCGATCCGGGGCGCCCTGGACGAGGCCGGGTGCGCGCCCGAGGAGATCGACGTGGTCTTCGCCGACGCCCTCGGTGTCCCGGCGGCCGACCGTGCCGAAGCGCTGGCGATCGCGGACGCGCTCGGCCCGCACGGCACCCGCGTCCCCGTCACGGCGCCGAAGACCGCCGTCGGCCGGGCCTGCGGCGCGGCGCCCCTGCTGGACGTCGCCGCCGCGGTGCTCGCGATGGAGCACGGTCTGATCCCACCCACCCCCAACGTCTTCGACATCTGCCACGACCTCGACCTCGTCACCGCCCGCGCGCGAGCCACCGAGATGCGCACGGCGCTGGTCCTCAGCCGAGGACTCATGGGGTCGAACGCGGCGCTGGTGCTACGGCGCGGTGCCGCCGACGCCTCGTAG
- a CDS encoding cupin domain-containing protein has translation MIKRHPGVVDLSEVEPNTRRGGDLRAMLTPTTVGSTSGFMGVAIVQPGDRIAEHYHPYSEEFIYVVCGQLEVDLDGEPHPLQPEQGLLIPSHMRHRFRNVGNVEARMVFHLGPLAPSPPLGHVDTEDADGRPIPAEAAHAGAGGPAERSRLRS, from the coding sequence GTGATCAAACGTCATCCCGGAGTAGTGGATCTCAGCGAGGTCGAGCCCAACACCCGGCGCGGGGGCGATCTGCGCGCCATGCTCACCCCCACCACGGTCGGCTCCACCAGCGGTTTCATGGGCGTGGCCATCGTGCAGCCCGGCGACCGCATCGCCGAGCACTACCACCCGTACTCCGAGGAGTTCATCTACGTCGTCTGCGGACAGCTCGAAGTGGACCTGGACGGCGAGCCGCACCCGCTCCAACCCGAGCAGGGGCTCCTGATCCCGTCCCACATGCGGCACCGCTTCCGCAACGTCGGCAACGTGGAGGCCCGCATGGTCTTCCACCTCGGCCCACTGGCGCCGAGCCCGCCGCTCGGGCACGTCGACACCGAGGACGCCGACGGCAGGCCGATCCCGGCGGAGGCGGCCCATGCGGGTGCGGGCGGGCCGGCCGAACGATCCCGGCTGCGCTCATGA
- a CDS encoding FAD-dependent oxidoreductase — protein MNQKQVQTGHTTHRVPVLIVGGSLVGLSTSLFLGRLGVRHSLVERHAGTSIHPRGRGNNVRTMELFRTADVEAGIRDAAATLAGNHGILQTPTLVGDAGEWLFREIDPGGGLARFSPSSWCLCSQNDLEPVLLEHARRLGGDLRYATELLSFESRSSGVTAVVKSRETGEHTTFLADYLVAADGPRSPVREQLGIGQSGPGDLFSNVSITFRSRRLADVVGERRFIVCYLTDPAADGALLPVDNRENWVFHAPWHPERGETLEDFTDERCVEHIRRAVGVADLDVQITGRAPWHAAQRVARSYRAGRVFLAGDSAHEMSPTGAFGSNTGIQDAHNLAWKLAAVLGGWAGEALLDTYDAERRPVAEATSARAAARSVEHSHPGFAPSPGAGGGGGPQRGILNVALGYRYPQGAVVGADPATPVVPERLDLSGEPGSRAPHMTVRHRGERISTLDLYETSFVLLTDADDPSGWHEAAVRLTEETSVPLTAYRVGHGSGAELTPEGDADWSAAHGTTPEGAVLVRPDGFVAWRSPGSVPDAESALRQVLTTLLGAV, from the coding sequence ATGAATCAGAAACAGGTCCAGACCGGCCACACGACTCACCGGGTCCCGGTCCTCATCGTCGGCGGTTCCCTCGTCGGCCTGTCGACCTCGCTGTTCCTGGGCCGTTTGGGCGTACGGCACTCCCTGGTGGAGCGGCACGCCGGCACCTCCATCCACCCCCGCGGACGGGGCAACAACGTCCGCACGATGGAGCTGTTCCGGACGGCCGACGTGGAAGCGGGGATCCGGGACGCCGCCGCCACGCTGGCCGGCAACCACGGGATCCTTCAGACACCCACCCTGGTCGGCGACGCGGGCGAGTGGCTCTTCCGGGAGATCGACCCGGGCGGCGGACTGGCCCGCTTCAGCCCCAGCTCGTGGTGCCTGTGCAGCCAGAACGACCTGGAGCCGGTGCTGCTCGAACATGCCAGGCGGCTCGGCGGCGACCTGCGGTACGCCACCGAACTGCTGTCGTTCGAGAGCAGGTCCTCCGGCGTCACCGCGGTGGTCAAGAGCCGGGAGACCGGCGAGCACACCACCTTCCTCGCGGACTACCTCGTCGCCGCCGACGGCCCCCGCAGCCCCGTCCGCGAGCAGCTCGGCATCGGCCAGAGCGGTCCCGGCGACCTGTTCAGCAACGTCAGCATCACCTTCCGCTCCCGTCGTCTCGCCGACGTCGTGGGCGAACGTCGTTTCATCGTCTGCTATCTGACCGATCCGGCGGCCGACGGCGCGCTGCTCCCCGTGGACAACCGGGAGAACTGGGTCTTCCACGCTCCCTGGCACCCCGAACGCGGTGAAACGCTCGAGGACTTCACCGACGAGCGGTGTGTCGAACACATCCGTCGCGCGGTCGGCGTCGCCGACCTCGACGTACAGATCACCGGCAGGGCCCCCTGGCACGCCGCCCAACGGGTCGCCCGGAGCTACCGCGCGGGACGCGTCTTCCTGGCCGGCGACTCGGCCCACGAGATGTCCCCCACCGGGGCGTTCGGCTCCAACACCGGTATCCAGGACGCGCACAACCTCGCCTGGAAGCTCGCCGCGGTACTCGGCGGCTGGGCCGGGGAGGCGCTGCTGGACACGTACGACGCCGAGCGCCGCCCGGTCGCGGAGGCGACCAGCGCCCGCGCCGCCGCACGGTCGGTCGAGCACAGCCATCCCGGTTTCGCCCCGTCGCCCGGCGCGGGCGGCGGCGGTGGCCCGCAGCGCGGCATCCTCAACGTGGCCCTCGGCTACCGCTATCCGCAGGGCGCCGTCGTCGGCGCCGACCCCGCGACTCCGGTCGTCCCGGAGCGCCTCGACCTGTCCGGCGAACCCGGCAGCAGGGCCCCCCACATGACGGTACGGCACCGGGGTGAACGGATCTCCACCCTGGACCTCTACGAGACGTCGTTCGTCCTGCTCACTGACGCCGATGACCCAAGTGGCTGGCACGAGGCCGCCGTCCGCCTCACCGAAGAGACGTCCGTCCCGCTGACCGCGTACCGGGTGGGCCACGGCTCCGGTGCCGAGCTGACGCCCGAAGGCGACGCGGACTGGTCGGCCGCCCACGGCACGACGCCCGAAGGCGCCGTACTCGTCAGGCCCGACGGATTCGTGGCCTGGCGATCGCCCGGCTCGGTCCCGGATGCCGAGTCGGCGCTGCGCCAGGTCCTGACCACACTGCTGGGGGCGGTCTGA
- a CDS encoding beta-ketoacyl-[acyl-carrier-protein] synthase family protein: MRRRVAVTGIGIVAPGGIGVPAFWDLLTSGRTATRGITFFDPSGLRSQIAAECDFDPAAHGLDAEQIARSDRYLQFALVAGEEAIKDSGLDLAGENPWRVGVSLGTAVGGTTRLENDYVLVSDRGQHWDVDHRKAGPHLQRAFTPSTLASAVAERFEARGPVQTVSTGCTSGLDAVGYAFHTIEEGRADVCITGASDSPISPITMACFDAIKATSPSNDDPAHASRPFDAHRNGFVMGEGGAVLVLEELEHARARDAHVYCEIGGYATFGNAYHMTGLTREGLEMARAIEDALGQARLDPTAIDYVNAHGSGTQQNDRHETAAVKRALGAHAYDTPMSSIKSMVGHSLGAIGAIEVVACALALARQVVPPTANYETPDPECDLDYVPRVARERRLRSVLSVGSGFGGFQSAVIMNLPRERTE, translated from the coding sequence ATGAGGAGGCGCGTGGCGGTCACCGGCATAGGAATCGTCGCCCCGGGCGGCATCGGTGTCCCGGCCTTCTGGGATCTGCTGACCAGCGGTCGTACGGCGACCCGCGGCATCACGTTCTTCGACCCGTCCGGGTTGCGTTCGCAGATCGCCGCCGAGTGCGACTTCGACCCGGCGGCCCATGGGCTGGACGCGGAGCAGATCGCACGGAGCGACCGCTACCTCCAGTTCGCCCTGGTCGCCGGGGAGGAGGCGATAAAGGACTCCGGTCTCGACCTCGCCGGGGAGAACCCGTGGCGGGTCGGGGTCTCCCTGGGCACCGCGGTCGGCGGAACCACCCGGCTGGAGAACGACTACGTGCTGGTCAGCGACCGCGGGCAGCACTGGGACGTGGACCATCGCAAGGCCGGCCCACACCTGCAGCGGGCGTTCACGCCCAGCACCCTCGCCTCGGCGGTGGCGGAGCGGTTCGAGGCACGTGGGCCGGTGCAGACCGTGTCCACGGGCTGCACCTCGGGGCTCGACGCGGTCGGGTACGCCTTCCACACGATCGAGGAGGGCAGGGCCGACGTGTGCATAACCGGCGCCTCGGACTCGCCGATCTCACCGATCACCATGGCCTGCTTCGACGCGATCAAGGCCACCTCCCCGAGCAACGACGACCCCGCCCACGCCTCACGCCCCTTCGACGCCCACCGCAACGGGTTCGTCATGGGCGAGGGCGGCGCGGTGCTCGTCCTGGAGGAGCTGGAGCACGCCCGGGCCCGCGACGCGCACGTGTACTGCGAGATAGGGGGCTACGCCACCTTCGGCAACGCCTACCACATGACCGGTCTGACCCGTGAGGGCCTGGAGATGGCCCGGGCCATCGAGGACGCCCTCGGCCAGGCCCGGCTCGACCCCACGGCGATCGACTACGTCAACGCGCACGGGTCGGGCACCCAGCAGAACGACCGGCACGAGACGGCGGCGGTCAAACGGGCTCTGGGCGCGCACGCCTATGACACGCCCATGAGCTCCATCAAATCCATGGTGGGCCATTCCCTCGGCGCGATCGGGGCGATCGAGGTCGTCGCCTGCGCGCTGGCCCTGGCCCGCCAGGTCGTCCCGCCCACCGCGAACTACGAGACCCCGGACCCCGAGTGCGACCTGGACTACGTCCCGCGCGTCGCTCGCGAGCGCAGACTGCGCAGCGTGCTCTCCGTGGGCAGTGGGTTCGGCGGCTTCCAGTCCGCGGTGATCATGAACCTGCCGAGGGAGAGGACCGAATGA